The following coding sequences lie in one Oryza brachyantha chromosome 10, ObraRS2, whole genome shotgun sequence genomic window:
- the LOC102709312 gene encoding uncharacterized protein LOC102709312 isoform X2, with translation MDYDDTDFQSQNFQLVGEDNSKFPAGLRQFPLPKLDIDDQLQNHLRFDNLIDSEGLFSGQGHGNSWIEVLSTGSSVVDFSSSAAESCSINRTNNVWSEATSTESVEMLLKSVGENEMTGNMDDNAHRQISGMDSQTDPSNMQPNSITSPTGNIIVPAENDKSQSTRSEMTEDPSMIQPHLEHITPFSVDDKAEQTVGTTLSDRKSYYTLESVSERCIVSGRSSSKNTSENCPDVGGYFDVVHDDDSLDNLNIHSDAVDSRKLNNEPFSDLAPLQNIYATSPYHFEQDNKESGVGVTTQGSEICHMNENKDGLHDLQNLSGATQHLGASNLTSEVSNEALLSESSDGLLEAITNPVKMVHRNDDTSKRPNATLQPSFLQVEHAAEGIKGSIDRIGEPAIKKFGASEEPNSAKSHQVEPDLKNSNTHVVNPLPTKCSEFVQSPKGTQLAHVTGVSEETKYGSMDDANLSTSDDSKLGRLEQHQDSVMEEKTTKGEISHVSGKVVHIVKSGHGEKVTVSTSTADDKFDSSGNAVPGNSSACLPDEKDSSIYSVNHEVSFKEGAVPALKDDPGNQYFAPPNSGHQEKKSAPFNISRNNIDSTSVSKPLNTSKDSPDCSEGITTNDSSANLLDKKLSSMNGEGELEDDKFTLEVGGHNTTSPVSETLLKGSMGSVNPNIDAICSSGTDAIAETQQCEEQATSSGSLTTNESQGKPGDHPDASPQKVQTTGALMQSEGHDDLVSPSSALGVSPEKTEQNNGKSPVNGMDDSGVQLQDKVLSHGADHPLGTVSSANKTGLEHGTDNGSCTDATCGSPTVISCNESCPEEDMQGSNALLHHKQTEPPKDSKDHTAATDSSHGSKETSSINVKPTLASETTHTAEDKGFSFEVGAPINISEKAHAPVWSPLPRSEVAQSPEATAGIPKPGNPSKNSSDESKKLVFMETSKEQLSGRKVVVSAEGSSVSSHVGRSTKAKTIPLEQEQHSTPDVTVSSAALGHQPFTDLQHVQLRAQIFVYGALIQGMPPAEPYMVSAFGEPACGGKAPWGTLLQAAFERYNSQRSSLTGLETPTSSRLGSRVMEKASKGTSVKTAPASKKGGKTTLPAHTAVSLHLPTLNMSPLNSSALSMQRGTHLDFSQAVSPVFPYSSQMRQPTSTSGVASWFSQSPGPRAAPWLVQPQNLIFDSSMQPPLSASANETAKGASSKNISISQAVSPVVFPPSQVSSTVSPLAVIPEEKQKASASTSKRGTTAQKSRKRKKAPTSPEQPPTVASPPLKADIASVTPAVQPPPGFTLSTHSPSSILASGLVSNTGLITSVPNYQITSIKDVEQRIFSEQISGSIEQSMGQAKGAGVHAMEASTHAEGIWSHILTNSKGKLPADVEQKLASTAAAASAAVSVAKAAAEAAKMASEAALQAKMMAEEILSTYANSLQKCDTGEFKVSNNLATFPNLTPTSSWKTKDSIHPSGSIISVAREVARKRVEEASAAAKRAENMDAILKAAELAAEAVFKAGTIIGMGEPLPFTLSELLEAGPDGYWKSDQVRNKKAINNNNVVTEQLDAPTVVSKSGRKRGGKAKYDHAIQNLEPSSSGKELQLDGMHSGNKGEDVPTMAPFNGSRNDAAPNIIWNGIEKGSSVEVLADKGESGVAWFSAKVLDINNNSACISYDSRTEEAGLHKEWVPLKQEGEKAPHIRLAHPATVSRLKGTRKRRRDTSGTYSWAIGEHVDAWTGDSWREGIISHNRDGDETKFSVQFSGSGDSLVVDAWNLRPSLVWKDGQWIEWSRVKTVDRIKGDSPHEKRQRTKGSDHVPIGGEAAGPSMDKSVNTVTKPEEPKPLALSDKDMVFNIGKSVVESKTDGVAFKRPGLRKEGSRVVGVPKPGKKKKFMEVSKHYDADQVDKISEGIASTRPVKHLVPHVPRPREGTSKVDQKGKRIGDMRSRGLKSTKSQDGATNIIPGKGSLSMPVPSTGVFESSYAFAGSTTGSSNNLNLTVEKNSAAHGIGLRSEDASVSELNIQAASTAATSKKNLTTTDRAKRKHAPSMDNSNRITNKAPDIPGKSADSTEPRRSNRRIQPTSRLLEGLQSSLIVSKVPGEKGPRTNYRSASSRGRTLG, from the exons ATGGATTATGATGATACTGATTTTCAGAGCCAAAATTTCCAGTTAGTGGGTGAGGACAATAGTAAGTTTCCAGCAGGTCTGCGGCAATTTCCACTTCCAAAACTTGACATCGACGACCAACTACAGAACCATCTCAGATTTGATAATCTAATTGATTCAGAAGGACTTTTTAGCGGACAAGGACACGGCAACAGTTGGATCGAGGTTTTGTCCACTGGAAGTAGTGTTGTTGATTTTAGTTCTAGTGCTGCTGAATCTTGCTCTATAAACAGGACAAATAATGTTTGGTCTGAGGCAACATCCACTGAATCTGTGGAAATGTTATTGAAGTCAGTGGGTGAAAATGAGATGACTGGTAACATGGATGATAATGCACATCGTCAGATAAGTGGTATGGACAGTCAAACTGACCCATCCAATATGCAGCCCAACTCAATTACTTCTCCCACAGGTAACATTATAGTACCAGCTGAGAATGATAAGTCGCAGAGCACTCGTTCGGAAATGACGGAAGACCCTTCAATGATTCAGCCTCATCTTGAGCATATCACACCTTTCTCAGTGGATGACAAAGCTGAACAAACAGTAGGTACAACTTTATCAGACAGAAAATCTTACTATACACTGGAATCTGTTTCTGAGAGATGCATAGTTAGTGGGAGGTCCTcttcaaaaaatacatcagAAAACTGTCCAGATGTTGGTGGCTATTTTGACGTGGTCCATGATGACGATTCTTTGGACAATCTCAACATTCATTCAGATGCAGTAGATTCTAGGAAGTTGAATAATGAACCCTTCTCAGACTTGGCTCcactacaaaatatatatgcgaCCAGCCCATATCACTTTGAGCAGGACAACAAAGAATCGGGGGTTGGTGTTACCACTCAGGGTTCAGAAATATGCCACATGAATGAAAATAAAGATGGGCTTCatgatttgcaaaatttgtcAGGTGCAACCCAGCATTTGGGTGCTTCAAACCTAACTAGTGAAGTTAGCAATGAAGCTTTACTGTCAGAAAGTTCTGATGGATTGCTGGAGGCCATCACAAATCCAGTAAAGATGGTGCACAGGAATGATGACACTAGTAAGAGACCCAATGCCACTCTGCAACCATCTTTCTTACAAGTTGAGCATGCAGCAGAAGGCATAAAAGGTTCAATTGACAGGATTGGTGAGCCTGCCATTAAGAAATTTGGTGCAAGTGAAGAACCCAATTCTGCTAAATCTCATCAAGTTGAGCCAGATTTGAAAAATTCTAATACTCATGTTGTCAATCCTTTGCCAACTAAATGTAGCGAGTTTGTTCAATCTCCAAAAGGAACACAGCTTGCTCATGTTACTGGAGTTtctgaagaaacaaaatatggcAGCATGGATGATGCGAATCTTAGCACTAGTGATGACTCAAAACTTGGAAGGTTGGAGCAGCATCAAGATTCTGTTATGGAAGAAAAGACAACCAAAGGGGAAATATCACATGTTTCAGGGAAGGTTGTACATATTGTGAAAAGTGGTCATGGTGAAAAAGTCACAGTTTCTACCAGTACAGCTGATGATAAGTTTGACTCATCAGGCAATGCTGTGCCTGGCAATTCTTCAGCTTGTTTACCTGATGAAAAGGATTCAAGCATCTACTCGGTTAACCATGAGGTGTCATTCAAGGAAGGTGCTGTTCCTGCTTTAAAAGACGATCCTGGGAACCAATATTTTGCACCACCAAATTCTGGCCATCAAGAGAAAAAATCAGCACCATTCAACATTTCAAGAAACAATATCGATTCTACTTCTGTTTCTAAACCTTTAAACACATCAAAGGATAGTCCTGACTGTTCAGAAGGTATCACAACCAATGATTCTTCTGCTAATTTACTTGATAAAAAGCTTTCCTCCATGAACGGTGAGGGGGAATTGGAGGATGATAAATTTACTTTAGAAGTTGGAGGACACAATACCACATCTCCTGTTTCTGAGACCTTGCTGAAGGGATCAATGGGATCAGTGAATCCAAATATCGATGCTATTTGTAGCAGTGGTACTGATGCTATTGCAGAAACACAACAATGCGAAGAACAGGCTACTTCTTCAGGTAGTTTAACCACAAATGAAAGTCAGGGTAAACCAG GTGATCATCCAGATGCTTCTCCACAAAAAGTCCAGACTACCGGGGCTTTGATGCAATCTGAGGGCCACGACGATTTAGTTTCACCATCATCTGCCTTGGGTGTCTCACCTGAAAAGACTGAACAAAATAATGGAAAAAGTCCCGTGAATGGAATGGATGATTCGGGGGTGCAGTTACAAG ACAAAGTGTTAAGTCATGGTGCAGATCATCCTCTTGGTACTGTTTCATCAGCGAACAAGACTGGCTTAGAACATGGGACTGATAATGGAAGCTGCACTGATGCTACATGTGGTTCACCAACAGTGATTAGTTGCAATGAATCCTGCCCCGAAGAAGATATGCAGGGCAGTAATGCTTTGCTGCATCACAAACAAACTGAACCACCCAAGGATTCTAAAGATCATACAGCTGCAACTGACAGTTCCCATGGCTCAAAAGAAACTTCTTCCATAAATGTAAAACCTACTCTTGCTTCAGAGACGACCCATACTGCCGAAGATAAAGGTTTTTCGTTTGAGGTTGGGGCTCCAATAAATATATCTGAGAAAGCTCATGCTCCTGTGTGGAGCCCACTGCCGAGATCCGAAGTTGCTCAGAGCCCCGAG GCAACCGCTGGAATTCCAAAACCTGGAAATCCATCGAAGAATAGTAGCGATGAAAGTAAGAAACTGGTCTTTATGGAAACCAGCAAAGAACAGCTATCTGGAAGGAAAGTGGTTGTAAGTGCTGAGGGATCCTCTGTGAGCTCACATGTTGGTCGTAGCACAAAAGCCAAAACTATACCACTAGAGCAGGAACAACATTCAACTCCTGATGTTACTG TTTCTTCTGCAGCTTTGGGTCATCAGCCTTTCACAGATCTACAGCACGTGCAGCTACGCGCACAGATATTTGTTTATGGAGCTCTTAT TCAAGGAATGCCACCAGCAGAACCTTACATGGTGTCAGCTTTTGGAGAGCCTG CATGTGGTGGCAAGGCTCCATGGGGGACACTTTTGCAAGCTGCTTTTGAAAGATATAATAGTCAGAGGTCATCTTTAACTGGCTTGGAGACTCCTACAAGCTCACGGCTAG GTAGCCGTGTGATGGAAAAGGCCAGTAAAGGTACATCGGTTAAAACTGCACCAGCTAGCAAAAAGGGTGGCAAAACTACGTTGCCAGCACATACTGCTGTGTCCCTTCATTTGccaactttaaatatgtctCCTCTCAATAGTTCTGCTTTGAGCATGCAACGAGGTACTCATCTGGATTTTAGCCAGGCTGTATCACCAGTATTCCCATACAGCTCACAAATGAGGCAACCTACTTCGACTTCTGGTGTTGCATCATGGTTTTCGCAGAGCCCTGGTCCGCGTGCTGCGCCTTGGTTGGTTCAACCACAGAATTTGATATTTGATTCATCGATGCAACCACCTTTGTCAGCAAGTGCAAATGAAACTGCAAAGGGAGCATCctctaaaaatatatccatTTCACAAGCTGTTTCACCTGTTGTATTTCCTCCCAGTCAGGTGTCTTCTACTGTTTCTCCATTAGCAGTTATACCTGAGGAAAAACAGAAGGCATCAGCTTCTACTTCTAAGCGTGGAACTACAGCACAAAagtcaagaaaaagaaagaaagctcCAACAAGTCCAGAACAACCACCTACTGTTGCTTCCCCTCCACTCAAAGCAGACATTGCATCTGTTACTCCTGCCGTTCAACCGCCACCAGGCTTCACCTTGTCTACTCATTCTCCAAGTAGTATTTTGGCTAGTGGGCTTGTTTCTAACACAGGCTTAATCACATCTGTGCCTAATTATCAGATTACTAGTATCAAGGATGTGGAGCAAAGAATCTTTTCGGAACAGATCTCTGGTTCAATAGAGCAATCAATGGGACAAGCAAAAGGGGCAGGTGTGCATGCGATGGAGGCAAGTACACATGCTGAAGGTATTTGGAGCCACATATTGACAAATTCAAAAGGCAAATTACCAGCAGATGTAGAACAAAAGCTTGCTTCAACTGCCgctgctgcttctgcagcAGTTTCTGTTGCAAAAGCAGCTGCAGAAGCTGCTAAGATGGCGTCAGAGGCTGCATTGCAGGCAAAAATGATGGCAGAGGAAATCCTTTCTACATATGCAAATTCCTTGCAGAAGTGTGACACTGGTGAATTTAAAGTCAGTAACAACCTGGCTACTTTCCCAAATTTGACACCCACATCCTCTTGGAAAACTAAGGATAGCATTCATCCTTCAGGTTCCATTATTTCAGTGGCACGGGAGGTTGCTAGAAAGAGGGTTGAAGAGGCATCGGCTGCTGCAAAACGTGCAGAAAACATGGATGCCATTCTGAAAGCTGCAGAACTTGCTGCAGAGGCTGTGTTCAAAGCAGGAACCATCATTGGTATGGGCGAGCCTCTACCTTTTACTCTTAGTGAGCTGTTGGAAGCTGGTCCTGATGGTTATTGGAAATCTGATCAAGTGAGAAATAAGAAGGCAATAAACAACAATAATGTGGTAACAGAACAATTGGATGCACCTACTGTTGTTAGTAAATCTGGAAGGAAGCGTGGTGGCAAAGCTAAATATGACCATGCCATACAGAACTTGGAACCATCTTCTAGTGGCAAAGAACTGCAGCTAGATGGAATGCATTCAG GAAACAAGGGTGAAGATGTTCCCACCATGGCTCCATTCAATGGGAGCAGAAATGATGCAGCACCAAACATAATCTGGAATGGCATTGAAAAGGGATCTTCTGTGGAG GTTTTAGCTGACAAGGGTGAGTCTGGAGTAGCTTGGTTTTCTGCCAAAGTTCTTGATATAAACAACAATAGCGCATGTATCAGCTATGACTCTCGCACTGAAG AAGCTGGTCTTCACAAAGAATGGGTTCCATTGAAACAGGAGGGGGAGAAGGCACCTCACATTCGCCTTGCCCATCCTGCTACTGTTTCTAGATTGAAAGGAACTAGGAAGCGCCGTAGGGACACATCAGGAACTTATTCTTGGGCTATTGGTGAACACGTGGATGCATGGACCGGAGATAG TTGGCGAGAGGGAATTATTTCTCACAACCGTGATGGTGATGAAACAAAGTTTTCTGTACAATTTTCAG GAAGTGGTGATTCCTTAGTTGTTGATGCATGGAATCTTCGTCCATCACTTGTTTGGAAGGATGGGCAGTGGATAGAGTGGTCCCGAGTGAAGACAGTTGATCGTATTAAG GGTGATTCTCCTCATGAGAAACGACAAAGAACAAAGGGTAGTGATCATGTACCTATTGGTGGAGAAGCAGCAGGTCCTTCTATGGATAAGAGCGTTAACACTGTAACAAAACCAGAGGAGCCAAAGCCGTTGGCATTATCTGACAAGGACATGGTTTTCAACATAGGCAAGAGTGTAGTTGAGAGTAAAACGGATGGTGTTGCTTTCAAGCGACCTGGACTTCGGAAGGAAGGATCAAGAGTGGTTGGTGTTCCAAAACctggaaagaagaaaaagtttATGGAAGTAAGCAAACATTATGATGCAGATCAGGTTGACAAAATTTCTGAGGGTATTGCATCTACCAGACCTGTGAAACATTTGGTACCACATGTGCCAAGACCACGTGAAGGTACCTCTAAAGTTGATCAGAAAGGAAAGAGGATAGGGGATATGAGATCACGAGGACTTAAATCTACAAAGTCTCAGGATGGTGCAACTAATATCATTCCTGGCAAAGGATCTTTATCCATGCCAGTCCCAAGCACTGGTGTTTTTGAGAGTAGTTATGCATTTGCAGGAAGTACAACAGGTTCTTCCAACAACTTGAACCTCACTGTAGAAAAGAACAGTGCTGCCCATGGCATTGGCCTTAGATCTGAAGATGCTTCTGTTTCTGAACTGAACATTCAAGCTGCATCTACTGCTGCTACTTCCAAAAAGAATTTAACAACTACTGATCGAGCTAAAAGGAAACATGCTCCTTCTATGGATAATTCAAACAGGATCACAAACAAAGCACCTGATATTCCAGGGAAGAGTGCTGATTCTACTGAACCCAGAAGGTCGAACCGCCGTATCCAACCAACTTCTCGG TTATTGGAGGGTCTGCAAAGTTCCCTTATAGTTTCTAAAGTTCCTGGCGAAAAGGGTCCTAGGACTAACTACAGAAGTGCTTCCTCAAGAG GGCGAACTCTTGGCTGA